A single genomic interval of Oreochromis aureus strain Israel breed Guangdong linkage group 12, ZZ_aureus, whole genome shotgun sequence harbors:
- the nkx3-1 gene encoding homeobox protein Nkx-3.1, translated as MHRESSDFWNYRLEMSDSAKPLTSFLIEDILSNKDSARFNDKCCSQKEERCSQWNEEPGKFSPHFCLQETAFGLQTESLDTSCPSSSESTLPSPGKQKRSRAAFTHLQVLELEKKFNHQKYLSAPERAQLARTLRLTETQVKIWFQNRRYKTKRKQQTSEFCKDLYKAEGLGLKEDSVRSSLITSFYKAYQYRPYLWDYSGPWGPVLW; from the exons ATGCACCGAGAGTCCTCGGATTTCTGGAATTACCGGCTGGAAATGTCTGACTCGGCCAAACCACTGACTTCCTTCCTCATTGAGGACATCCTCTCCAACAAGGACAGCGCGCGATTTAATGATAAATGCTGCTCGCAGAAGGAGGAAAGATGTTCGCAGTGGAATGAAGAACCAGGAAAGTTTTCACCACATTTCTGTCTTCAGGAAACAGCCTTTGGATTACAGACAG AATCTCTGGACACATCGTGTCCCAGCTCCTCAGAGTCAACTTTGCCCTCTCCCGGAAAGCAGAAGCGCTCCAGAGCTGCGTTTACACACCTCCAAGTGCTCGAACTGGAGAAGAAATTTAATCACCAGAAATACCTGTCGGCCCCAGAGAGAGCTCAGCTGGCCAGAACCTTAAGACTAACCGAGACCCAGGTGAAAATCTGGTTTCAGAACAGGAGGTACAAAACGAAGCGGAAGCAGCAGACATCAGAGTTTTGTAAGGATTTGTACAAAGCAGAAGGACTGGGTCTGAAAGAGGATTCGGTCAGATCATCACTGATCACTTCCTTCTACAAAGCCTACCAATACAGACCCTACCTGTGGGACTACAGTGGCCCCTGGGGCCCAGTGTTATggtga
- the nkx2.7 gene encoding NK2 transcription factor related 7, producing the protein MHPSTTTSTPFSVKDILRMEQHHDYEHDFLTADQVVPLHHQHVHAAPQKSDFYECHSEPRASEILDKLDAHNPGEEEMHEHEMTGFDSPSDCNNPPQRPRVRRKPRVLFSQSQVSQLERRFRQQRYLSAPEREHLAHVLQLTSTQVKIWFQNRRYKCKRQRQDKSLELAGYLPAPRRVAVPVLVRDGKLCGAGSHSAPFNVTLGHYNPALGYGNSSMYGCSYHGASPSAAQMSNSQLNDLTGNTETHFSHGPFRASLQGIRGW; encoded by the exons ATGCATCCCAGTACGACGACCTCGACGCCTTTTTCCGTGAAGGATATCTTGAGGATGGAGCAACACCACGACTATGAGCATGATTTTCTAACGGCTGACCAGGTTGTGCCCTTGCATCATCAGCACGTGCACGCTGCGCCCCAGAAGAGCGACTTTTACGAATGCCACTCGGAGCCGCGCGCCTCGGAGATACTTGACAAGCTCGATGCTCACAACCCGGGAGAAGAGGAGATGCACGAGCATG AGATGACCGGGTTCGACAGTCCATCTGATTGTAACAACCCCCCCCAAAGGCCCAGGGTGCGAAGGAAGCCCCGGGTCCTCTTCTCCCAGTCTCAAGTGTCCCAACTAGAGAGGCGTTTCAGACAGCAGCGCTACCTGTCCGCCCCGGAGAGAGAGCACCTGGCCCACGTGCTCCAGCTCACCTCCACCCAGGTGAAGATCTGGTTCCAGAACCGCAGGTACAAATGTAAACGACAGAGGCAGGACAAATCTCTGGAGCTGGCGGGTTATCTGCCTGCACCCAGGAGGGTCGCGGTTCCCGTGCTGGTGCGGGACGGGAAGCTGTGCGGTGCCGGTTCCCATTCAGCGCCCTTCAATGTAACACTTGGACATTATAACCCCGCGCTTGGATACGGAAACAGCAGCATGTACGGCTGCAGTTATCACGGCGCGTCACCTTCTGCGGCACAGATGTCCAACAGCCAGCTGAATGATTTAACAGGAAACACCGAGACGCACTTCAGCCACGGGCCGTTTCGGGCCTCTCTACAGGGTATAAGAGGCTGGTGA